CTCTTTTTCTCCTCATCCTTCACACACACCTTCTCTCGCTCAACCATTTTTGTCCTTTCCCTAGAGACACCCAAGGCGATCCACAAACAGCTAGCCCATCGTACGGAAGCTCGCCACTGCTCCGGCCGAATTAAGCTACGAGCCGCGCAATACAACAACGCCCCGTGCGCGCACCCCCGCGACGCCGTCGCCTGTCGCAGCGCGCGCCGGCCGGCCGAGAGCGGCACGTGGACTTCGCAACAAGACGACGAGCGCTCCGCTCTAAAGTCACTATAGTTTGCTTTGATCTCGTTTCTCAATTGCATCGACCGGTCATATCCATTTCCCTATAAATTCAGTGGCCTTGCTAGGGTTTGAGCCTCCCCTGTTTCGGTTTCCCTCCAAAACCAAAGCTAGCTCCGCACGCTTGAGCTTCCTTGCTTGCATATAGCCGTCATGTGTGAGGGGCTCATTGACCGGCCGTTGCTGCCATGCCGGTGCAATGCCAAGGACGGCCGCGGCGCGGCCGTGTCTCCGAACGACGACCACGCTGTCGTCGTTGTGTCCATGTCGGCGCCCGTCCTGGCTGACAGGCCGTCGTCGTTGACCAAGGACGCGGCGAAGGAGGCCGTGTCGATCCTGGGGCTGTCATTGCCGATGATCATGACGGGGCTCATACTCTACGTCCGTCCGATGATCTCGATGCTGTTCCTTGGCCGGCTCGGCGAGCTGGCCCTTGCCGGCGGGTCCCTCGCCATGGGTTTCGCCAACATCACCGGGTACTCAGTCCTGTCCGGCCTCGCCTCAGGCATGGAACCAGTATGCGGCCAGGCCGTCGGCGCCAAGAACCTGCCCCTCGTCGGCGCCACCATGCAGCGGATGGtgctcttcctcctcgtcgtctccgTGCCAGTCGCCTTCCTCTGGGTTCAGATGGAGCCGCTTCTCCTGCTTTGCGGTCAGCATGCCGCCGTCTCGGCCGCGGCACAGCGCTACATTCTATTCTGCCTGCCCGACCTCCTCTTTCAGTCCTTCCTCCACCCGCTCCGTATCTACCTCCGCACGCAGTCCATAAACCTCCCGCTCACCACCTGCGCCACGCTCGCCGTCGCTCTCCACCTCCCCATCAACTACCTCCTCGTATCAGTGCTCGGGCTCGGCGTCGAAGGAGTCGCACTCGCCTCCGCCTGGACCAACCTCAACCTCGTGCTCTTCCTCCTCGGTTATGTCTACGTCTCCGGCGTGCACCATGCCACCGGGGGCTTCTCGCTGTCATACAAGCTTTTCAAGGATGATGTTGCCGCGTGGGTGCGGCTGGCCAGGCTCGCCGTGGAGAGCTGCGCGAGCGTGTGCCTCGAGTGGTGGTGGTACGAGATCATGATCCTGCTGTGCGGCCTCCTGGCCaaccccgaggccaccgtcgcttCCATGGGGGTGCTTATCCAGACCACATCCCTGCTCTACATCTTCCCGTCGTCTCTCAGCTTCGGCGTGTCGACCCGGGTCAGCAACGAGCTCGGTGCGAATCGTCCAGATGCCGCGCGCGCCGTGGCCACCGCGGGGCTCGTGCTGAGCGCACTTC
This DNA window, taken from Triticum aestivum cultivar Chinese Spring chromosome 1D, IWGSC CS RefSeq v2.1, whole genome shotgun sequence, encodes the following:
- the LOC123168206 gene encoding protein DETOXIFICATION 49-like, coding for MSAPVLADRPSSLTKDAAKEAVSILGLSLPMIMTGLILYVRPMISMLFLGRLGELALAGGSLAMGFANITGYSVLSGLASGMEPVCGQAVGAKNLPLVGATMQRMVLFLLVVSVPVAFLWVQMEPLLLLCGQHAAVSAAAQRYILFCLPDLLFQSFLHPLRIYLRTQSINLPLTTCATLAVALHLPINYLLVSVLGLGVEGVALASAWTNLNLVLFLLGYVYVSGVHHATGGFSLSYKLFKDDVAAWVRLARLAVESCASVCLEWWWYEIMILLCGLLANPEATVASMGVLIQTTSLLYIFPSSLSFGVSTRVSNELGANRPDAARAVATAGLVLSALQGVISFLFAVAVRNVWARMFTSDAAILALTASVLPILGMCELGNCPQTTGCGVLRGSARPKDGAHVNLAAFYGVGMPVALGLAFWAGMDFKGLWLGLLAAQAACVTVMLVVIGRTDWDIQAELAQVLAGVADDIEHGGYVNGDGAKDASECVKVAAPNGDEDSSLLITVARLTGAP